GTCATGACCCAGAAGCTCCACTGGAAGGCGCGCCCCTCGTCGGCGACCGACGCCGGCCACAGCGTGCCAGCGCCGTACTGGCGCGCCAGGTAGAGGTTGATGGCCATCGACTCCCAGAGCACGGTGCTGCCGTCCACCAGCACCGGGATGTGCCCGTTGGGGTTGAGCTTCATGAACTCCGCCGTGCGGGTTCCGCCATCGGCATAGTTCACCGGCACGTGCTCGAACGCGAGCTGCAGCTCGCGCAGCATCCACAAGGGGCGAAAGGTGCGCGACGCGGGAACGCCATACAGTGTGATCATCGTCTCCTCCGGGCTGTCGGCCCTGCTGCTAGGGGGA
The genomic region above belongs to bacterium and contains:
- a CDS encoding glutathione S-transferase family protein — encoded protein: MITLYGVPASRTFRPLWMLRELQLAFEHVPVNYADGGTRTAEFMKLNPNGHIPVLVDGSTVLWESMAINLYLARQYGAGTLWPASVADEGRAFQWSFWVMTEVEANLLQVLMHRRILPKDQRDAAVAAAGESKLAAPFGVLEGALRGRDYLLGAAFTVADLNVASVLSWAALAGIDLGRWPQLAAWLARCTDRPACRAARA